One window of the Diospyros lotus cultivar Yz01 chromosome 12, ASM1463336v1, whole genome shotgun sequence genome contains the following:
- the LOC127814022 gene encoding uncharacterized protein LOC127814022, producing the protein MKICSLTCSSSGCERNWSIFEHLHNKKRNRLEQRRLNDLVFVKYNRALRRRFNLRKSIDPISLDEIDESNEWLLGTIDQLDDSDNELVHEGDDLTWADVSRASGVEKAHYATRSNAPTPNLTKSRRRATSTSNAPIEPDEDEEEERYDVEEEDIGDDVSDDGNMEMLDLDVDNEADF; encoded by the exons ATGAAGATTTGTAGTCTCACTTGTAGCTCTTcaggttgtgaaagaaattggagtatCTTTGAGCAT cttcataacaaaaagagaaaccGATTGGAGCAACGACGTCTTaatgatttggtatttgtgAAGTATAATAGAGCTTTGAGACGTCGCTTCAATTTACGTAAATCAATAGATCCCATTTCCTTGGATGAAATTGATGAAAGTAATGAGTGGTTGCTTGGGACAATTGACCAACTTGATGATTCAGATAATGAACTTGTACATGAGGGCGATGATTTAACATGGGCTGATGTTTCTAGAGCTTCTGGTGTTGAAAAAGCTCACTATGCAACTAGATCAAATGCTCCAACTCCAAATTTGACAAAGAGTAGAAGAAGGGCTACttctacttcaaatgctccaattgaacctgatgaagatgaagaggaagagagatatgatgtggaagaagaggatattggAGATGATGTTTCTGATGATGGAAATATGGAAATGTTAGATCTTGATGTTGACAATGAGGCtgatttttag